In Gracilimonas sp., a single window of DNA contains:
- a CDS encoding methyltransferase domain-containing protein — MYEFHKDKSRYFDMQYKTGRDYILPFITDLLPRREQLHILEIGCAEAGVLKAFTELGHKCVGIELSEWRTALAKKYMQKEIREGLISFLNRDILEINPSEEFKDLFDVVILKDVIEHINNQEEFIKTLKKFIDPDGIVFFGFPPWYMPFGGHQQIAHNKWLSKLPYFHLLPKPVYKWVLKIAGEPDIKIQGLLEIKETGISIERFEKIVKSSGWKIEKKKYWLFNPIYKWKFGVKARRVFPLFSSIPFIRNFWTSAIYYAIKQRN, encoded by the coding sequence ATGTATGAGTTCCATAAAGACAAGAGCCGTTATTTTGATATGCAGTATAAAACCGGAAGGGATTATATACTCCCTTTTATAACTGATCTTTTACCACGCAGAGAACAATTACACATATTAGAAATAGGTTGTGCCGAGGCCGGGGTACTGAAAGCATTTACCGAGCTTGGACATAAGTGTGTTGGAATTGAACTTTCTGAATGGAGAACAGCACTAGCCAAAAAGTATATGCAGAAAGAAATACGCGAAGGACTTATAAGCTTTTTAAATAGGGATATTCTAGAAATTAATCCCAGCGAAGAATTTAAAGATCTGTTTGATGTCGTAATTCTAAAAGATGTAATTGAGCATATTAATAATCAGGAAGAATTTATAAAAACACTAAAAAAGTTCATTGATCCCGACGGTATTGTCTTTTTTGGATTCCCGCCTTGGTACATGCCTTTTGGTGGCCACCAACAGATCGCGCATAATAAGTGGCTTTCAAAACTTCCCTATTTCCATCTATTGCCAAAACCTGTATACAAGTGGGTTTTAAAAATAGCCGGGGAACCGGATATAAAAATACAAGGCCTGCTTGAAATTAAAGAAACCGGAATCAGCATTGAACGCTTTGAAAAAATAGTGAAAAGCTCAGGCTGGAAAATTGAAAAAAAGAAATACTGGTTATTCAATCCAATTTATAAATGGAAGTTTGGAGTCAAAGCACGCAGGGTCTTCCCCCTATTTTCCAGCATACCTTTCATTAGAAATTTCTGGACTTCTGCTATCTATTATGCCATAAAGCAAAGAAATTGA
- a CDS encoding phosphoribosylaminoimidazolesuccinocarboxamide synthase: MSKLFSAQEALNNCIISTTVPGLPSPYKGKVRDVYELGDEKLGIVVTDRISAFDFIMKQAIPFKGQILNQLAAFSFDKVKDIVATHIIDVPHPNVTIAKKCDPISIEVVIRGYLTGHAWRTYKSGDRELCGVKLPDGLKEHDKFPSPILTPATKAAEGHDEDISEKEIISRKIVDPALWNEIKEIAFKLFERGTKIAAEQGLILVDTKYEFGLFNGELTLIDEVHTTDSSRYFYMDGYKKRQAEGLPQKQLSKEFLREWLMKNNFQGLEGQTLPDLPDDFRMEVYHRYAELFEMLTGRSFEPVLEKDFNSTLKEVFG, from the coding sequence GTGAGTAAACTTTTTTCTGCGCAGGAAGCCCTTAATAACTGTATAATTTCAACTACTGTTCCCGGACTCCCCTCCCCTTATAAAGGAAAAGTTCGCGATGTATATGAATTAGGAGACGAAAAGCTCGGTATTGTAGTAACCGACCGCATTTCTGCTTTTGACTTCATCATGAAGCAAGCCATTCCCTTTAAGGGGCAAATCCTAAATCAACTGGCTGCATTTTCTTTTGATAAAGTAAAGGATATTGTAGCAACTCATATAATTGATGTTCCACATCCCAATGTAACAATTGCAAAAAAGTGTGATCCAATCTCCATAGAAGTAGTTATTCGCGGCTACCTTACGGGGCATGCATGGAGAACCTATAAATCAGGCGACCGAGAACTTTGCGGAGTAAAATTACCAGATGGATTAAAAGAACATGATAAATTTCCATCTCCTATCCTGACGCCTGCAACCAAAGCTGCTGAAGGACATGATGAAGATATATCTGAAAAAGAAATTATATCCCGAAAAATTGTAGATCCTGCCCTTTGGAATGAAATTAAAGAAATCGCTTTCAAATTGTTTGAACGGGGTACTAAAATAGCTGCAGAGCAAGGGTTAATTCTTGTAGACACCAAATATGAATTTGGATTATTCAACGGAGAATTAACCCTGATTGATGAAGTTCACACTACTGATTCTTCCCGGTATTTTTACATGGACGGATATAAAAAAAGACAGGCTGAAGGTCTTCCGCAAAAACAGCTTTCCAAAGAATTCCTTCGCGAATGGCTGATGAAAAATAACTTTCAGGGCCTGGAAGGACAAACCCTACCGGACTTGCCGGATGATTTTCGCATGGAAGTATACCATCGCTATGCAGAGCTATTTGAAATGCTGACAGGACGTAGTTTTGAGCCGGTTTTAGAGAAAGACTTTAACTCTACACTCAAAGAAGTTTTTGGATGA
- a CDS encoding cupin domain-containing protein: protein MIDKTNLDAKFNLITEYWTPKIIAESNEQLVKLAKLKGEFIWHDHEEEDELFFIVKGKLLLRFEDRDVHLKENELFVVPAGIKHLPIAEEECWVMLIEPKSTTHTGSVKSERTIEIDQQEWI, encoded by the coding sequence ATGATTGACAAAACAAATTTAGATGCCAAATTTAATCTGATTACAGAATACTGGACTCCAAAAATTATCGCTGAATCCAATGAACAACTCGTTAAACTTGCCAAGTTAAAAGGTGAGTTTATTTGGCATGATCATGAAGAGGAAGATGAACTTTTTTTTATTGTTAAGGGAAAGCTCCTGCTGCGTTTTGAAGATCGGGATGTACATTTAAAGGAAAATGAATTATTTGTGGTTCCTGCCGGTATCAAACACCTTCCCATTGCCGAAGAAGAGTGTTGGGTTATGTTGATTGAACCTAAATCCACCACCCATACCGGTTCGGTAAAAAGCGAGCGTACAATCGAGATTGATCAACAGGAATGGATATGA
- a CDS encoding LacI family DNA-binding transcriptional regulator, protein MNKKVTIYEVAKKAEVAISTVSRVLNGSENVSKATKEKVEKVIKELNFRPQVNARKLASKEPQMLAIAVPSFTTPYFNEVLKGVKDEIKKMDLDIIMYNTGSKNPEEGVQNFFDRGTADAVILLSIDVSDTVHELIQATQTPAVLVNSSHPAYNYFMLNDYQGGYLAGEHLVKQGFQKLGMITSIVESHTSKERIRGFVDALKNYKIKVDKDLFMSGDTTKHGGFTEEAGFEAIYKFEKLGKFPDAIFCSNDTQAVGAIYALSKLGLKVPEDVAIMGYDNIKLSKYLDLTTIDQKMYTIGVQATKRLAEIIEKPDDELYQTTINPVLVQRGSTENKQAK, encoded by the coding sequence ATGAATAAAAAAGTTACCATTTATGAGGTTGCTAAAAAAGCAGAGGTTGCAATTTCTACAGTCTCTAGGGTACTTAATGGATCCGAGAATGTATCTAAGGCTACAAAAGAGAAAGTTGAAAAAGTTATTAAGGAATTAAATTTTCGCCCTCAGGTTAACGCCCGCAAACTAGCCAGTAAGGAGCCTCAAATGCTGGCAATAGCCGTTCCTTCCTTCACAACGCCATATTTTAATGAAGTCTTAAAAGGCGTAAAAGATGAAATCAAGAAAATGGATCTTGATATTATTATGTATAATACGGGATCAAAGAATCCTGAAGAAGGCGTCCAAAACTTTTTTGACAGAGGAACTGCAGATGCCGTTATTTTACTTTCCATTGATGTAAGTGATACTGTTCATGAACTTATACAGGCCACACAAACGCCGGCCGTTTTGGTGAACTCTTCCCACCCCGCCTATAATTATTTTATGCTTAATGATTACCAAGGTGGTTATTTAGCCGGCGAGCATTTGGTTAAGCAAGGATTCCAAAAGTTAGGCATGATTACAAGCATTGTGGAATCTCATACTTCTAAAGAAAGAATACGTGGTTTTGTTGATGCACTCAAAAATTACAAAATAAAGGTAGATAAAGATCTTTTCATGAGTGGCGATACCACCAAGCATGGGGGGTTTACCGAAGAAGCCGGGTTCGAAGCTATTTATAAATTTGAAAAATTAGGTAAATTTCCGGATGCTATTTTCTGCTCTAATGACACCCAGGCTGTAGGTGCAATTTATGCCTTATCCAAGCTGGGGTTAAAAGTGCCTGAAGATGTTGCCATTATGGGGTATGACAATATAAAATTGAGTAAATATTTAGACCTTACCACCATCGATCAGAAAATGTATACTATTGGTGTTCAGGCCACTAAACGATTGGCTGAGATTATTGAAAAACCGGATGATGAGCTTTACCAAACTACTATTAACCCGGTGTTGGTTCAACGAGGTTCAACTGAAAATAAACAAGCAAAGTGA